The genomic region AACGACGACGCTCCCTCCCTCGGGCAGATCCGCGCCACCGTCACCGCGCTGGCCGCTCTCATCGGCGCCCAGACGCACGTCAACGCCGTGCGCGGCGTCGAAGGCAAGATGCGCGAGCGCTACTACCAGGCCTGGCGGCATATCCTGAGCAGCGAGTGGCTGTTCGAGCGCCGCGTGCGCCGCCCGCCCGACAACGAGGTCAACGCGCTGATCTCGTTCGGCAACAGCGTCCTCTACACCACCTGCCTGGGAGAGATCTACCGGACGCAGCTCACCCCCACCATCTCCTACGTGCACGAGCCCGGCGCGCGCCGCTTCTCGCTGGCGCTCGACCTCTCGGAGATGTTCAAGCCGCTGATCGTGGACCGCGCCATCTTCCGGCTGATCAACACCGGTCAGCTCGACGCCTCGCACTTCGACAAGAGCATGGACGGCTGCTTCCTCACGGACGCCGGCAAGCGCCTGTTCCTGCGCTCCCTGGAAGACCGCCTCGCCACGATCATCAAGCACCGCCGCCTCGGCCGCCACGTCACGTACCGCCATCTGATCCGACTGGAATGCTACAAGCTCGTCCGCCATCTGACGGATGTCGAACCTTACCGCGCCTTTCGCGCATGGTGGTGACGACGAGGGAAAGGACCGTCATGTATATCATTCTCGTATACGACATCGGGGAGGAGCGGGTGCACAAAGTCTGCAAGTACATGCGCCGCTACCTGCCACGCATCCAGAACTCGGTCTTCGAAGGCGAACTCTCGGACTCCAAGCTCGCCAAGATGAAAGCCGGCCTGGAAAAGATCATCGTCTCCGGCCGCGACTCCGTCCTGCTGTGGGTGATGCGCGACGACCATTTCGTTGACCGCCAGATCATGGGCGTCGAAAAGCTGCCGGTCGACAATTTCTTCTGACCAATCCCCCTTCCGCATCGTCGTCGGCCTCCGGTACCCTCTCTTCACAGTAGAGACCGACGACTCTTGACGGGTATTTTCCCCATCGGCAGCCCTGTCAGAACGCAATGATCGGAGGTACAATATATTTGCCCTCTACATATGGGCGTAGGGCTTCGACGGAAGTCTAAATGTGGCCTTTTAATTGAACCGTTGCGGAATTGAAACTGGTTGTTCCCGTGGTGGATCCCGTGGTTGTTCCCGTCTTTTAATTGAACCGTTGCGGAATTGAAACCAAGCTGGATCCCAGTTTACTACCTATGACACATTCCCGGCCGCTTTTAATTGAACCGTTGCGGAATTGAAACGGTTTCCAGCTCATCACATGCGCCCATTGTTTAGGGCGCTTTTAATTGAACCGTTGCGGAATTGAAACAAGGGCGAATAATGGATCTTTCAGAATTCACGATTAACTGCTTTTAATTGAACCGTTGCGGAATTGAAACAGATTATCGCTCATCCCGACACCGCCGTACACATTCGTCTTTTAATTGAACCGTTGCGGAATTGAAACAAAATTGGGTCGAGAGATAACCCTGCCTCCCGCGCGACCACTTTTAATTGAACCGTTGCGGAATTGAAACATCTTCGACGTCGTCCGCACATTGTTCGACAAGGGCCGCTTTTAATTCTTTTAATTGAACCGTTGCGGAATTGAAACATGATGTATGCGGTCCCGGATTTCCGCGTACTCTTCCCCTTTTAATTGAACCGTAGCGGAATTGAAACAGGCTTGCGCTCAGCTTTTGCGTATGCCTGCCGCTCTCTTTTAATTGAACCGTAGCGGAATTGAAACCTGGATACACGTTCACGGCCAGCGGCGAACCCGTCGCCCCAGCCTTTTAATTGAACCGTTGCGGTATTGAAACAGATTGATATAGCTGCGAAGCGCGGAGCGTTTGATTTCTTTTAATTGAACCGTGGCGGAACTGAAACCCTTAATAAGCCGCAGCCACTTCCAGGAGAGCGTCCTTTTAATTGAACCGTTGCGGCATTAAAATCTAGCCTCGCCGGGAGATGCCGCCACTCTGTGCTCTGTTACCACGCAGCGCAGGCGGCTCCTCGTAGTCTTCCGCGATGGCGGCGATCAGCAGCCGGGATCTCTCCCGCGCCTTTCGGTACGGCAGCCAGTCCAACTGCCGGCGGATCCGCCCGGCTGGAAACTCATCGAGGATCGCCTCCGCCTGGTCCCCGCCGATGCCGACGCTGAACAGGCGGCGGCGCAACTCGACGCGCTCCCTATCTTCCGCCCCCCCGCCCGTGGACCCGGCGTTCGAACCGCTGCCGCCAGGAAGCTCCCACCCGTAGAACTCGGCGATATCGCGCTCCACCTCGTCCCTCGGCCTCGTGTAGCGCGCGCGAGAGTGGGCGATCGCGGCGTCGCGGGTGCTCCGCTGCGGCTCCTCCCGAAGCCCCTGCCCTGAGTTCGACGGGGGCTCGGGCTCGCGGAGAACGTCCGCCAGGACCCCGCGCCCGGGCGCGAACGCGTCCATGCCGCTCTCCCGCTCGACCTCGTGCGCGAGCGGCTGCCCGCGCCACTGCGCCCCGGCCAGGCGCTCCATGCGCTGGCGCACGCTACGCTCGGGCTCCCCCGTCGCCGCCACGAGCTCCTGGACCGAGGGAAGGCACCGGCCGTTGGGCGTGACGAAGCTCAGCAGGAAGAGCAGGCTTTGCATCTCCGCCGCCGGCAGCGACGCCAGCAGGCCTGAGGTCCGTAGAGCCGGCGTAATGAGCACGCACGCGGCCGGCCGGAAGCTGCCGTCCGGCTGAGGGTCCAGCCTCAGGTGCTCGACGACGAACGGCGCCGCCTCCCACGGCGATAGGGCTTGGGTCTCGCTGCTGTCCATGGGCGGATGCTGAGATAATGTCTACGATGGCGACAATCAGTGGATACACGATGGCGCCGGTCAGGGGTCCGCGCCGGCCTCACCTGCCGGGCGGCGCAGGCACCGCG from Capsulimonas corticalis harbors:
- the cas1 gene encoding CRISPR-associated endonuclease Cas1, producing the protein MKNYYVLSNGRVRRESNTLYIETADGAKKPLPVEDVESLYVYGEVDINTKLLNFLSQKRIPLHVFNYHGFYSGSYYPREYLHSGYLLVQQVQHYQDAEKRLALAREIVRGSAHSLLRNIAYYDRRRPGTAAEREPEGEIGNAELPGDPETEAAVDAALDDPSVDTNFQADDDLDPLESSLTLNDDAPSLGQIRATVTALAALIGAQTHVNAVRGVEGKMRERYYQAWRHILSSEWLFERRVRRPPDNEVNALISFGNSVLYTTCLGEIYRTQLTPTISYVHEPGARRFSLALDLSEMFKPLIVDRAIFRLINTGQLDASHFDKSMDGCFLTDAGKRLFLRSLEDRLATIIKHRRLGRHVTYRHLIRLECYKLVRHLTDVEPYRAFRAWW
- the cas2 gene encoding CRISPR-associated endonuclease Cas2; the protein is MYIILVYDIGEERVHKVCKYMRRYLPRIQNSVFEGELSDSKLAKMKAGLEKIIVSGRDSVLLWVMRDDHFVDRQIMGVEKLPVDNFF